The Cydia pomonella isolate Wapato2018A chromosome 9, ilCydPomo1, whole genome shotgun sequence sequence TTTTAGAATCTTTCGTTTGCCCTGGACTCCAACCAACTTGGATCTCTCGTTGCACATATAACCAACCTCAACACCAAGTACAAGACtgaatactaataaaaatattacctcAAGACTGAAATTTTGGTAAATTTAAGCCCTACAATGACACAAATACATACACTAGGCAACTTATATTTTCATCGAAGGACATTTTTACTGTGCGGGGCCGGTAAGACCGCTTAATATGGCAAATTCAAGAAAAATAAGTTGTGAAAGtagtcttaaataaaaaaatatcgtgtATACTGTAATTTTATATCGTAAACTACTTCATGCCTAATTATCTTGCACTAATAATGACGTAGTACTTGAAATGATAAAACACATTTGTACGAGTACATctatttatcttttatttactCAAGCTTCAAGTACGTTTTGATTACAATTTCATGTAGTTGATACCATAATCATATACATTTATTATACGCTGATATTTATTTGCCGAAATATCTTCATCGTCGTCGGCGTATTAATATCAATTTAGTTGGGTTCCAAACTTACTTTTGACATATAGTTCGTGTTATccacgatgatgcgcagatttgtctaatttaacctttaataacatgacaataagagtcGAGGCACGCGTCATAgttaatgacacgatctatatctaACCCGTCACCACAGGAACTACGAAAAATTGGAGACCGGTTTTAGACATAGCTGATGTCAGGGTAGGTTGCCTGATAATCTACATTTTAAATTGGTATCTGTAACTtgctttctttattttttctcgGTTATCGCGCTTTGCCGCTTAAAGCGCGTGTTTGACGTGGCCCCTTCATCGTGGTCGTGGAATCTTAACGTAATAGATAATGGTAAAACGCCGTACTGCGGTGATAATGTAGTGAAATGTAATAACTGTTCCCAGCATATGGGCCCATGCGTGCATTGTGCTATCGGTTTGTTTTATTACCTCCATTAATTTCTATAAGCGTCTATAATTAACTAGTAGCTTGTGAACTGTGCGAGCCTACCGCGGTGTCGTTGCGTTAATTGCTCATAATATTGAGTTACCCTAGGCGTGTCCTAGATAGTAGACAATGGCACTCAGCTGCGAGTACGCAGCGCCGCAATCAAGGAGTGGCGTTACATagttactatatttattttaggacTTGTATTTCACGAAGGCGAGTAGAAAACGCTACataaaaattgagaaaaatacAGGGAAGTTAGTTCGGAGTTAAAACTTATGTTTTGAAACGTTAAGACTCATAATTACATTGTGAAATTACCCAAGTTTAAAAAGGAGGACAATGGATTATGCCATTTGTATCatgaaaaattatgttttgatTCGTCAAGACGCTTCTCGCTTAATTAGTTTTAACTCTAAAACATCATAATGATAAAGTGCCTGACTAAGTTAAATGCAAGAATTGTCTATGTGTACGTACATAATATTCAGAAGTACCAGAAGTAcgaagtacctaattaaaattaacatattttgtATAGAATTTCCACAAAAAATGACCACATTTTCATTGTACGCGCGAGTAAATTTATTATGATCGATTACGGTAATATGAAGTGATATAAAATTTTCATTGTTAGGTTTTTATCTAGCACTTAGCTCCACatgaaaagtaataaatatttacaattgcgGTAATAACGATATTAGATATGAAttcgtttatattattttaataggtCATTCAAATTTATAGGGTATTGTTAACAGAATTATCGCGGGAAATTAATGTAATTGTTAAGCGGCCCTCGAATTATTTCTAATTTAGTACATAGGCATGACTCGACatcttataaattattttagattAGAAGTAGCAAGTAATCATCGTAACTTTGTGATATAGTCAAAATACTTCTGCGGACTTTTTAGCACATGATGTGCCCATAATAGCGCTTATACGGCTACTATGCGTTAAATTGTAACTTGTAAGAAAACAGTTTAAATTACATTACGTTTTATTTGTCCAGGAGCGGTACGTGGAGGTGGCCGCCCATCTTGCCGAAGCTCAAGAGCAGCTCCGGCAGCTGCGCAAGCGTACCGAGCCGACGCGCGGCCTCATGCCCAGCGTGGCGGCTGCGGCCGGCCTCCTCCCTGCCAGTTTACATCGAGAGATGCACTCTTCCATCTACTCCGAGCTCAGCATGGACTCTGGCATCGGCATCGGCAGCGACCCGCTGCAACAGTGAGTATAATTCAGTTATAACAGTATATTACACACATATATACGAATAACCACGGCAGCTGTAACGTACCGAGCCGACGCGCGGCCTCATGCCCAGCGTGACGGCTCTTCGAGAGATGCACTCCTCCATCTACTCCGAGCTCAGCATGGACTCTGGCATCGGCAGCGACCCCCTGCAACGGTAAGTATTTTAAAGTTATAATGGAACATTACACACATACGAATAACCGAGTCGAGGCGCGGCCCCATGCCTAGCGTGGCGGCCGCGGCCCGCCTCCTCCCTGCCAATTAACACCGAGAGATTTACTCCTTCATCTACTCCGAGCTTAGTATGGACTCTGCTATCAGTATCGAGAGCGACTCTTTGCAAAAGTGAATAAATATCACCTCTTAACTCCTTGCGTTCCAGCGATCATAATTTGCCAGCCAAATAACGATGTTGAGGTTATACATATGTAATTTTGATTGTCATCGCTAACCCGATATCGCGCTAACGATATTGGCTTATCTCATTGCACTGTCTCCGTTTCCAAATCCTAGCTAAATACCGGTTTCAGAATGTAAGAAAGTAAAGTGACCAAAAGAGAAACCAAGACagcattatttttatacagGTGGTACctcataatatttttcataacaaATTACTACAGCCTCCTAAATCAAACATGCCGTGAACCGAATAATTCTGATAATTTATCAATTTCCTGGCGGTTAACACCAATCTTTgcaaaaaaaagaaacgaaCACAACCAGTCGATTTGGTTAATAACTTTGTATACCCATGTACCAGATTGTCGGGTATTTTGATGCTTCACTGGCCTAAACCTGTAGACTTTTTAACGAGGCTGCAGTTAATGCGCCCCAACAGTTCTGATCATACACAATCAACAAACACACTGCAATTTGTTTGCATTAAATACGCGTGTTTTTCAGATCGAGCATGGCGAAAGTGTTCGAGACGGTGCAGTGCGCGTCACGGTGGTCCGGCGCGTCCGGCGTGTCCGGCGCGTCGCTGGCCGGATCCGACCAGCCGGACGCGCCGCTGCCGCGGTCGTCCTACCTCCTCCCCAAGCCCAAGCTGTCCAGCGACTCGTTCTTCGAAGACTCGGACACGGACTCGGATGATCTCTACCCGTAAGTACATATTTCTCATGAGTATGGTATTGGTGGAGTACCCATTGTGGAGATTCGGTCACGCTCGATTCGGGCACGGGATGAATACAGATCGCATGATCAGATTTAAATGTTTAACAGTAAGGTTCTGTTAAGCGTATAGAAAAAAATTCTGTGTGGTATACAGATAACAAcatcaaaaagtatttttaaattataaacacacatcggggtttttggtgcgggaatgtttttcGCTAGccaaaaaatttataaaactgtGAAAACAGATACTATATTAACATTTCTAAGCACATGTGGAATTTAAGagctattttaattaataatttggagattaattaattattattatttatatgattttttttttgcaataaagaattttattattattattattattattttacaataattaaagtTATAATTACACGAAATCATTCCCGCATCAAAAACTCTGATATACAGTGGATAAACAAGCAATTAAATGAATCGCGGATGACTGAAAAAGGACTTTGGCACGACaaggttaataaaaaaagaaaaacgagTAAAAAGAACGAGTAGTATTTGTGCCAAATTTTCACGCTCTTGCCATAATATATAAAGACACGTGATATCAACGGACAAATGAATtagcacaaaaataatatttgccagtgaaatattggaaacaagtcatgtttttaaaatatttcgatGTATTGTATAACAGTGTGCTCATTCCGTTATTTGATTTGGCATCTGTTGCCAAATATATTATAACACGCAGTTGGCTCTAACTTTAAAATGAGGACGTGGTTAGTTTAGCAACAAATCATTGATGTCAACGTAAAAATTGGCAATAATTTcgaatgaaatcatgagcctcttttactttttactaatattttttcAGCGGAAGCATGTTTTTACGTTAATATGTTCGCGCCAAAAGATTTTCGTACAAACAACAATTGAAAATGTCTAGGAACGTTTCATGATCTATTACCGTAACAAAGCGCGGGTAATAATGGGCATTCTTTAACTTAATTCAGGTCGAGGTGGACGAGTTTGCGTGTGTTTATTGTTACCGGACTGACATAAGTACACTGTTCACGTTGAGAGCATTATCGGCTGATTCCGGCCTGTTATAGTCACGATAACGAGTAAATTGAGTTGTGATTTTTATTGATATGACGATAACTGACTAGACAAATTAAATCTCTTAAGATAAGCGTTGTGTTTTCTTAACACATACATTGTTTTCTAACATTAGACATTCACTATATGAACTAAAAAAATCTGGTTATGTCAATAAAATTAACTGAACCCTGGTAAGCTCTTTAGAGAACTAGGTACGTGAAATTTCAATTATATCATGTTACTGGCCTGGAGATTAATAACGAATACTTAGGATGGGTACTATTACGCGATCAAGAGATTGTTGGCAACATTTTGCTTTGGAAAAAGAATTCAAGATTATGAGTATTTTTCGAAAGTTGAGcgtgtttttttaaaacgttTGTATAGATGTCGCCGGCCGATCGGGAttttcctaggcatatcgtgaaacgtaaaaatctttgtctcgctccctgagtcgacggagccccgcgtATGTTTCttgacagtttgcccttcgggcatctgaagcaacctaacgaacctatcctacctatctattggtttaatgtgaatACGGTCAAAACATTATACAGGGACagtacgatctgcctgatcttacgatctgCCGCCGACATAGAGGCCGTGCGCGTTAGAGGGTTTGCCTCTTGGTGACCTAAATCGCAACAAGGTGCACTCTATTGTTTATAGTATAGGCGATTTTGCGAGGCATATCACAGTCGGTGTcgggttaaaaataaatattatactctGTGATCAAGAATGATTTTGTTTTTCAGTGGCGGCACCGGTGAAGGCGTGCCGGGCGCGCCGGGCGCCGCGGAGCTGGCGGCGGCGCTGCGGAGGCTCACACCGCAGGAGATCAACTCGCGACGAGCCTCCTTGGCAGCCTCGCACGTGCTTAGGCATCGGCGTAGCACAGGTATGCTGTTACATTTTTTCTCGATAGCAGAAATATAGTCTGGCACAGCCACTTTGATAGTTGAAAAGGGCGGCGAATTTTTAAAAAATGGGCTCGAATTGTTGACCtgccgtaaaaaaaaaaattgaattttgcgCCTTTTCCTACTGACAATTTGGGCGTGAATGAGTATAAATACACAGAGAACGCGTTCTAAGTGATCTGTTTACGAACATCAAGTGCTTATGACGATAATTTTAAGTGTTGTCTTTTGCGTAGGtagttttattgtagttatgactaatgataatatgactatcattacaagATGactcaataattatgccaaacaaagggatccggttgTAGTTTGTAGTAAATGATATATGAGGTCCGTCCGGACTAATTATGTCCGTATGTCGATTATTTCAGTCGAAAGAcgttaacataaaaaaactgtGAACGTCTTTTAACCATcgactgttattattttattgtttatatttgtatatatgttttattCGCAGAGCGTGACCTAAGCGAAGAAAGCGCGGTATGGGGCGCAGGCGCGGCGGGCGGCCTAGCCCGCTTCCGCGCCCCGCACAAGCTGCAGATCGTCAAGCCGATGGAGGGCTCGCTCACGCTGCACACGTGGGCGCAGCTCGCCAAGCCCAACATGTCAGGTAAACCACCAACCATGGACATTAGCCAAATAATTTGAGTGAGGAAAAAAATGACACCATCTATAGTTCAGTTCAGTATGCTTTCTCGCCAATATGTCCGTTTAAACGCGCAGTTTTAGGAAACTATTTTACGTTGGTTCCCTGATGTGTTACACAGGTTAAAGGTACGTTGTATTGTTGACAGGGTTGCTAGAGGAGCAGGAGGGCGTGGGAGTGCGCGGCTCCCGCTCGGCGCAGGCGCTGGGGCTGCGGCTGTACCGCCTGTCCGACGTGGAGGAGGACGACGACATGCCGCGCCTGCCGCACTCCAGTCATGTCTATACCTTTACCAACAGGTAatctcagttttttttaaagaataagaataagtaGTTGTTTATAGTTTATCGTTGAACAAGATGTTAAAATGATACATAGTTACAATGGCTACCCTTTTCGGgtatacaatattacacaattacaatatttatacagatcacttaaatttatattaagtacatcTAAAATTACAGTCTTAAATGGAAAGTGAATCTCATCGTTTACAGCAGTGTAGTAGTGTACATACAACAATccacaaaactttttttttatgaaacaaaGGAATACGCTTTAGAAGCTTCTGTTCTATTTTAAGTACTTCATAATAATTTCCTTGAGATAATCGGCCTTCAAAGAGCAAAACtagaatgataaaaaataacaattacacAGTAAAACGCTAAACTATgagaattgtaaatattttcacatCAATCGTCTTACTATACTTGCTATGTAGAAGCCATAAAAATTTAGGAAGCGTCAATTAGTAGCGACATCTAAGCGTACCAAATCAACATTTCGAAGCAATTTCATACTACCTAGAAATAGATGTCATGCCGTTCTGAACTAATGATCTGCGTCTTACGAAAAAGGGTCTTGAAAGTTTTTAAAGCGATGGCGTTATCTGCTGCAGTTTATACGCGACTTTATTTCCCAGACAACTAATTGAAATTATCTGCAGCTTATAGGCGACTTCATTTTTCAGACAAAGCTCAAATTAGACAGATATTCCTTTAGGTTCTTTCTGTgcaagttataataaataaaaattccgTTTGTTTCAGCATGGTGATGCACCCGAACGACGGCAGCCTGGTGAGCAGCACGCGCGGCAGCAGCGTGAGCTCGGGCATGAGCAGCCTGAGCTCGTCCGTGCTGGGCAGCGCGTGGAGCTCGCGCCGCACGTCGCGCCGCTCGTCGGCCGCCGTGTCGCCCGTGCTGTCGCGGCGCGACTCCTTCTGCGAGCGTCGCTACACGCCCACCGCCACGCCCGCCAACAGCCCGCTGCTCGGCTCGCCGGACTCCTCGCCGCCCGCCACGCCCAGGCCCGGTCAGTATTCTTATACAAACTCAGAGGCGCCACCGTACACAGTACATGTTTATATTTGTCGATTTGAAAGATGTTTGCACGTATAAGCTGAAACCAAAGTGATTATTTTAGTAAGTAAAGGATTTCTGACTAAACATTCATGTATATTTGAATGTTGTGttcttttacatatttattgaaaagtggctgtgacataaacggacagacagacggacatgacgaatctataagggttccgttttttgccatttggctacggaaccctaataacgcTCTGGCAAAATGTCATTTCTCAGCAATCACCTTCAGAATGTTGTTAGTATTATCTCTGATCCGACCCGACGGGGACTAGAGTCTACGCAAGACACATTGTTCACTCactacactgcactgcacttcctaccttttgtaatgaaacacttcacttgacaacttaatactcatttattccgaaaccaaatttaccttataaggggctgtagaaaaatcttaatagcgtgaagtagccgatagatcagcgacatctactgtgaaattgggcaactataaaaactaaacatactacatttaacaTTATCGGCCCCCAAGGACGACTTGTCCTTCATAAAGatccatgtaaataaaacaaaccaagAATAGTGAAGTAAACAGCACGTGAAAACAtgaatcaataataataaggttaaaTTACATAGTGAAACTCAAATAGAGCTATTCTTCAAAACTAAAACACATTAAACTTCTTAACAGATAGTTAAGGATCCAGAGGTAGAGGGCAAATTTTAGCAATGGGTCTTCGAAAAGTACCATtctttaatttcaacgtaaccACTCGTGTTAAACCATCTCTACCAGGATGCTTATCTATTATACGACCTAACAACCACTTTCCGGGAGGGAGTCTTTCATCCTTGACCAAAACTACTGTTCCAATATCAGGATCAGGATTAGTAACGGTCCATTTATACCGGTTTTGTAGTGTTGTTAAATACTCAGAACTCCAACGAGTCCAAAGCGATTGCAACATCCTTTGGAGCAATTGCCACCGATCCAAACGGGATACTGGCACAGTGGCGAGACTTTCTTCCGGAACAGTGATAGGAGCTTCGCCTATAAGAAAATGTCCCGGTGTAATTGGAGAAGCATCATCAATAGAATTACTGATGGGAGTTAGTGGCCGAGAATTTACACAAGACTCCACTTGAGTCAACAGTGTAGAATACTCTTCGAACGTGAGAAGAGTTTGTCCGATTACACGCTTAAGGTGAGACTTGATCGACTTCACGCCGGCTTCCCAGAGTCCACCAAAATGTGGTGAGCCAGGAGGAATAAAGTGCCATGTAGTTTGGTAATTTGCCAAAATCTCAGATATTTCTCCAACTACTTCTGAGTTCCTATTCCTAAACATGGTGTCAAGCTCTTTAGACGCTCCGATGAAGTTGGTACCACAGTCGCTCCACAGATCACTACAATGACCGCGTCTAGAAGTGAAACGACGAAAGGCGGCAATAAAAGCAGCCGTGGACAAGTCACTCACAAGTTCTAAATGAATGGCCTTGGTCACGGtgcaaacaaacaaagcaatgtAGGCTTTACATGTACGTTGACATCTACCTGGGTACAATTTTAACTGGACTGGACCAGCAAAATCCACTCCACTTTTACGGAAGGGCTTATCTGGCGTTACACGACACGCAGGTAACTGACCCATCAATTGATTGATCGGTGTTGCAGACTGTTTAAAACAAGGGATGCATTTATGAACAACTTTCCTAACTAAATTTTTAGCACCGATTATCCAGTATTTGCAACGAATTCCATTCAGAGTCAGTTGAGGACCTCCGTGCAAACAATGAATATGAGCATCATTCACAATCAAAACAGCTAAGTGACATTTCGAGGTTAGAACGACAGGTGACtttgtatcaaaattaacatttgcattacgTATGCGACCAGTAACTCGAATAATGCCATTTTCGTCTATAAACGGGGCAAGTGGGGTCAAAACATCAGATTTCGGAAGCCTTTGGCCTTTTCTCAGCATTCGTAACTCTTCCTGAAACCAAAACTCCTGAGAGAGTCGAATGCAAACTTTTGTGGCATATCTCAATTCGGTAACTGTGGGATGCTGAGGAAAAGTCTCAGGAACTATCTGATTCATTTTTACATCAATGTGTGCTTTACACAGCTTTACAAATCGCAGTAAGTATGCTGTAACGCGAATCAATTTTGTCAGAGTAGAGTATCTAGCCAAATATGTAAGTCGATCATCACTCTCATTCGATACACCAGCTTGAAGTGCTACTATCTTACTATCATTTCCTTTCGAATTTTCTTTGGCTTCTAGTTGTGTTGTTGGTATGTCGAGAGAAAGTGAGCGACAGTTATCAAAATCATTCTTTTGGTGAAGTACAGTTGGTCCGCGCCACCACAACTCGCAGTCTTTAAACAGATCGGGACGAATGCCACGCGACGCAACGTCTGCAGGGTTTTCTGCCGATTTTATGTGATGCCACCGGCCACtacttacattattaacaatctcAGTGACTCTATTAGCTACGTACGTTTTCCAAGTGCTAGGGTTTCTTCGAAGCCACGCTAAGACAATCATTGAATCTGTCCACGCAAATACAGATTCTTCGGGCAAACGAAGACTGTGCTGAACATCTTTGAGTAACTTCGAGAGCAATACCGCGCCACACAGTTCCAATCGTGGGACGGAGACTTGTTTGACTGGTGCCACTTTTGTTTTAGCAATGACAAGTGACACGTAGATTCCGTGGGGCGTGATAACTCGCAAGTAAACAACAGCAGCGTAAGCTAAACAAGAGGCATCACTGAACCCGTGAATTTCCACTCTTTCCTTGCCGTCAAATTGTGTGTGAACCCAACGATCTAAATACAAGATTGGCATGTGACAGAGCTGGTCCCTGTAGCTTGACCACTCTGTGGCAAGTTCGAGAGGAAGTTCATCTGTCCAACCAATACCACTCAAccaaagtttttgcaaaaacatttttgcagtgATAA is a genomic window containing:
- the LOC133521294 gene encoding trafficking kinesin-binding protein milt-like isoform X3, with amino-acid sequence MNTPRADRYNAVLCSNRVSQMTKTYNDIEAVTRLLEEKEKDLELTARIGKELLATNGVLEARVNSLEGELRSARDHITQLRHDLTAKTDLLQILTNDTEEGSTPSEQEAAQEAALRKRTGALERENRALRDEAARLAAGADQCELAERQLLRDIAQQLASANSEAGVLGSELAEERQRSAELQQQYDSVNARLAATEKNLQQITAEHQQTLRILEITKDNQNALAAELADTKERYVEVAAHLAEAQEQLRQLRKRTEPTRGLMPSVAAAAGLLPASLHREMHSSIYSELSMDSGIGIGSDPLQQSSMAKVFETVQCASRWSGASGVSGASLAGSDQPDAPLPRSSYLLPKPKLSSDSFFEDSDTDSDDLYPGGTGEGVPGAPGAAELAAALRRLTPQEINSRRASLAASHVLRHRRSTERDLSEESAVWGAGAAGGLARFRAPHKLQIVKPMEGSLTLHTWAQLAKPNMSGLLEEQEGVGVRGSRSAQALGLRLYRLSDVEEDDDMPRLPHSSHVYTFTNSMVMHPNDGSLVSSTRGSSVSSGMSSLSSSVLGSAWSSRRTSRRSSAAVSPVLSRRDSFCERRYTPTATPANSPLLGSPDSSPPATPRPGDAPPSLHALIASGTSILRRRHLASPGTDGSPAPLALQTPGSLYTGLVHRSPMEQLTCLKRTLRSPAAPERPEPGLGVPAHPGQGALDAAAPGPPGPAAAARRRARAPRPRTDLGTAPAPPPLERNSSPLGTLSTLLFGRKGGLL